The following nucleotide sequence is from Pseudonocardia sp. C8.
GGTAGCCGGTTTCGCGCGCTCGTGGTGAGGTATGTCCCAGGTGCTTCCGTGTTGGGTGAAAACGCCGCTCAACGTCCCCCTTCCCGTCGGTCACCAAGCGGTGTTCGCCGGCCTGACACAGGAGAGCCGATGAGCGTGTCGTCCATCGGGCCCGGCAGCGGCCCGTCCACCTCCGGGATCGCCCAGCTGGCGATCGAGAGCCCCGCGCCGGGCGTCCGGATGATCCACGTTCAGGGCGTGCTGGGATCGGGCAGCGGCGCCCGCCTGCTGCGGCTGATCGACTCGCAGCTCACGATGACCCGCAGCGGGCACCACCGGATCCACGCCGTCATCGTCGAGGTGTCCGGCCTGACGGCACTCGAACGGGGAGGCCCGCAGGCCCTCCAGCACGCCCGGTACGCCTGCACGCGCAACGGGATCCACTTCCTCGTCGCCGGCCATCCGGTCGGGCTGGCGACCGCGCCGGTGTCCGTCCGGGCGCAGCTCGGGCAGCTGCGGCTGTTCCCCACCGTCGAGGCCGCACTGGCCGCCGTCACCTGAGAACGGGTCTCAGCCGTTCCCGCCGGCGATCTCCCGGAGCGCGGCGACGTGCGTGCCGACCTGCTGCCGGCCCTCTGGCGTGAGCCGGACCCAGGTCCGGCGGGCAGCGCCCGTCGGCGCCCGGTGGGAGGAGACGACACCCGCGTCCGACAGCGCCTTGAGCTGCTTGGACAGCGCCGAGTCCGACAGGCCGACCCGGTCGCGCACGAAGCCGAACTCGACCTCGCCCGCCGCGAGCAGGGTGGCGGCGATGCGCAACCGGGTGGGGTCGAGCAGCAGGGGGACGAGCCGCGTGTCGGCGCCGGAC
It contains:
- a CDS encoding transcriptional regulator, whose product is MPEPSGADTRLVPLLLDPTRLRIAATLLAAGEVEFGFVRDRVGLSDSALSKQLKALSDAGVVSSHRAPTGAARRTWVRLTPEGRQQVGTHVAALREIAGGNG